TCACACCCGCCTCGACCGTCGCATCCATATCGTCCACGCTCACGCGCAAGATGCGATTCATCTGCCGTGTATCGATGCAGATTCCGCCGCGCAGCGCGTTCACGTGGCCCTCAAGCGAAGTCCCCGCCCCGAAGGGAACAACGGGCAGGCCATAGCGCGCGCTCACCTTGACGATGCCGCCGACTTCTTCGGTGGATTGCGGGAAGCAGACCAGATCGGGCACTCCCGGCGGATGCGTGCTTTCACCGTGGCTGTGATGCTCGCGCACTGCCTCCGCCGCTGAAACGCGGTCGCCAAGAAAGCTCCGCAAGTCAATCAAAGCCGCTTCAATCGCTGTAATGTTCTGAGTAGACGCCATTTGCCGCTCCAGTCGCACTGAAAAAGCAATGATACTGCGCAGCTTCAACAACTGGCTCCTGTCGCTGAAAACGCGAAATTTGCGGCGCGTCAAAAAATACTTGGAAATAATTGGAATAATTTTGAAGATTTCTCTTGCAATGTACTAGTTGATTGGTACATTATTTCACCCATGAAGCGAGTCTCTGAAATCGAAACACAGGCATTCGCCTTCCGGCTGGACGCTCACAGCGGCGTGCCGGTGTACCGGCAGTTGATCGATCAGGTACAGGCAGCTATTGCTTCCGGTGCGCTGGCAGTGGGCGATCAGTTGCCCACGGTGCGCCAGGTAGCTGTGGATCTGGCAATCAACCCCAACACCGTTTCCCGCGCCTACCGCGAGATGGAGATTCGCGGACTGCTCGACACCCAGCAGGGCACAGGAACCTTTGTCGCGGACCGGAAGGTTGAGTATTCGAAGGACGACCGCGAACGGATGCTCGGGCAACTGGTCAGCGAGTTCGTCTCACGCGCTGGCGCAGCCGGTTTTACCTTGAAGCAGTTATTGAAAGCGCTGCGCGAAATGCAGCCGGATGAGGAATTGAAGCGAAAGTAACAAGTTCATGAGGAGGAAGTTGTGACTCTGCACAAGGGATTCAACAGTGTTGGTGTAACTGTCCTGCTGATCTGCATTGCCATCGGCCTCGCAGCCGCAAAGCTTCTCAACATGCCACTCCTTGCAGCGGCCTTCGCCCTCGCGGGACTCTACTTTCTCTTTGCCGTCGTAGTCGTAGACCAATGGGAGAAAGTCGCGGTGCTGCGCTTCGGGCGCTATCGCGGACTACGTGGGCCGGGACTGTTTTTGATCGTCCCTATCGTCGATACCCTGAGCCGCTACGTAGACCAGCGCGTGCGCGTCACCACCGTCAGCGCCGAGTCGACGCTCACCCGCGACACGGTTCCGGTCAATGTGGACGCAATCATCTTCTGGCTCGTATGGAATGCAGAAAAATCGATTCTCGAAGTCGAGGACTTCACGCAAGCCATCTCGCTCAGCTCGCAGACAGCACTGCGCGAATCAATCGGGCGGCATCAGCTTGCGCAGATGATCACAGATCGCGAGACGCTGGGCCGTGAATTGCAGAAGATTCTCGACGAAAAAACGACGCCGTGGGGCATCACCGTGCAGTCGGTCGAGATTCGCGATGTGCGCATTCCGCAGGCACTCGAAAACGCCATGTCGCAGCAGGCGCAGGCCGAACGCGAGCGCCAGGCGCGCGTGATTCTGGGAGAGGCCGAGGTGCAGGTGTCCGAACAGTTCGCGCAGGCCTCGCGCGTCTACAACGACAACCCAGGCGCACTGCATCTGCGCGGAATGAACATGCTCTACGAAGCGATCCGCGAGAAGGGCGCAATGGTGATCGTGCCTTCCTCCGCAATTGAAACCATGGGCCTAGGCGGTACGCTCGCTACAACCGCCATGGCCAAGCAGCAGAACTGATCGACTCGCATTAAGCGTAATCGCGCTACGACCGATCAATGAACCGATCAATGAACAGTTAACGGAGGGAGGCGGGGGTTTCAACCCCCGCACCTATGACAGCGAAAAGAAAGGGGCTTTAGCCCCGGAGGCATCATCATGAGATTTCGAGCCAGTCTTCTCATCTCCACAGCATTGCTCACCAGCACTCTCGTCCCCGCCGCCGAACCTCCAAAGCTGCCCACTCCCTCCGGCCCCTTCGGCATCGGCAGACTCAGCTACGACTGGACCGACACCGCACGCCTCGACACCCAGGGCCCCGATCCAAAGCGCAATCGCGAACTCATGGTCTACCTCTGGTACCCCACCGAGCGCCCATCCAGCGAACCCCACAGCGAGTATCTGCCAGGTGCGAAGCAGATCGACGCCGACCCCGAACTCGGTCACCAGATGCATGGGGGCTACGGCGATGTCTGGCCGCAGATTCTCTCCGGCGCGGTCTACTCCCACGCGATCGAAAATGCGCCAGCAACCAAAAGCCCTAAGCAGTTCCCCGTCGTGATCTTCTCTCATGGCATGGGCGGCTCAAGCTTCGGCTACACCGCGCTCCTCGAAGCGCTGGTCAGCCGCGGCTATGTGATCGCCGCCATCCAGCATCCCGGCACCGCCGATGCCGTCGTCTTCTCCGACGACCGCATCGCGCACGAATTCCACGACACACCGCCACCCGGCCTCACCCCAGACCAAATGTTTCATCGAATGATGGACCAGACCGGCAAAGGCATCGAAACCGGTGCTGCTGACGAGCGATTCGCGCTCGACCGGCTCACGCAACTGAATACAGGCAGCCATAAACAATTCGCTCTCGCAGGCCGCCTCGACCTTAACCGCGTCGCCCTCATGGGTCACTCCGCGGGAGCCGACTTTGCCGCCCGTGCCTGCGAACTCGACGCCCGCTTCCGTGCCTGCATCGATCTCGATGGAGCGATGGCCCCCATCGAGGCGTTACCCGAATACCCCGACGGCAAAACCATCCAGCAGCCTCTGTTATTTCTTGAGGCTTATCACGACGAAGCCCATATCTTCGGCACTCACGAACAGAAACTAGCCTTCTTCCAGAAAGAAAAGGAACAACTCGCCAAATGTCCCCCGGGCAGCTATGACGTTGTGCTCAACCCTCCGGGCATGATGCATGGCAGCTTCAGCGACGCCTACCTGGTTCACTCTCCCAATACGCCCGAGCAGACCACGCAGGCGCTACATAACCTGACGCTGGCACAGTCCTACATCCTCGCCTTCCTCGACAAGAATCTGAAAAGTCAGCCCGCACCTCTGCTCGACGATCCGAACACTCCACATCCGGACGCGACCATCCAACACCTCGGCACCTAACCCCGCAAATAAGCCCGCGCCCGAGACAAAACGGCATACCGCAATCGAAGGAGGATATTCGAATGAAGAAACTTGCGCTCGCATCGATCATGCTGCTCGCATCCGCAGCCGTTTCAGCTCAGCCGAATCCGGCTGCACAGGACTGGACCGGCGTCTGGAACATCACCAACCCGGATAGGCCGGGCGGCTCCCTCAATATCGCCAGCGACGCCGGCCCCAACGGCACATCGCTCTCCGGCACCATGGTTTTCTACGTCAATGATCGCGAAACCGGCCAGCGCATCGCCGTCGAGCCACGCACCATGGTCACCCCCCACCTCGAAGGCAACACGCTGGTCTTCCAGGTCAGGAACACCCTCAAGCCGCACTTGAGAGGCAGCCCGCCGGCCTCTCAGGAGCCATTTGACCCCACAGACGTGGCCGATATGATCCTGACGCCGGCGGGCGACGGCAAAGCCACACTCACCTGTCCCAAATGTCGCGGATACGCGCAACTCGATCTTGAGAAACAGCGATAAGAATGCCTGCAAACTATTCGAGCCATCCCTGAGGATGGCTCGATTAGCAACAATCTCGCTGGCCTTTGCCAATCTCAACCAATATCGCCGGACCAGTTCTCCAGCGTCTTCTTAAACTCTGCCATGAACTTCCCGGCATCCGCCCCATCGATCGTGCGATGGTCGAAGCCCAGGCAGAAATTCTGTGTCCAGCGGATGGCGATGGTGTCGTTGCCTTCGCTGTCGGTGATCACCAGCGGCTCCTTCTTGAGGCCGCCGATGGCCAGGATTGCCGAATCGGGCTGGTTGATGATCGGGGTCCCGAACTCTTCGCCGAAGATGCCCGAGTTCGTCAGTGTAAAGGTCGAGCCGGAAACCTCTTCCGGCTTGAGCTTCTTGCCGCGTGCGCGCTCTGCCAGATCGGCGACAGCGCGAGCGAGTCCGAGGAAGCTGCGCTCCTCGGCCTGCTTGATGACCGGGACGATCAGGCCCCATTCCAGCGAGACCGCGATGCCGAGGTTGATGTTCTGGTGATAACGAATCGCATCGCCTTCCATGCTCGCGTTGACGATGGGGAACTTGCGCAGCGTCTGCACGGCGGCGGCGGCGATAAACGGCATGTAGGTAAGCTTGACGCCGTTGCGCTGCTCGTACTTGCCCTTTTCCTTCTCGCGGAGTTTGGCGATACGCGTCATGTCCACCTTAAAGACGGTGTGGACGTGAGGGCTGGTGTGCGCGCTCTCGACCATGCGCTGCGCTATGATGCTGCGCATCCTGGTAAGCGGCACCAGCTCACCGGGAAGCGGAGACGCCGCTGGCGCGATGGGCGCGGCAGCGGCGATGGCAGGCGCGGAGGCCGCGACAGGTGCAGCCACAGGCACGGCAGGGGGCGTTGCTGGAATTGGTGCCGGTGCCGGTGCCGTTGCGCCCGCGCCCTTTTCGGCGAGGAACTTGAGCGTGTCGTCTTTAGTGATGCGACCGCCGGAGCCGGTACCGGGAATCTGCGTCAAATCGAGGTTGTTGTCCTTGGCGATGCGGCGGACGAGCGGCGAAGAACGGAGCCTTTCCGCTGTACCGGCCGACGCGGGGATCGGCGCTGTCATGGGCGAAGCGGCTGGAGCTTCGGACTTGGCTGGAGCGCTCACGGGTGCCGCCGTGGCCGTTGCCGGGCTTGCCGAGGAGCCTCCGATGACGGCGACTACCGTGTTAATCTGCACCGTTGCGCCTTCGGGAACCTTGATTTCGCTGAGTTTTCCGGCGACGGGCGCAGGAATCTCTGCATCCACCTTGTCGGTCGAAATTTCAAAGAGTGGTTCGTCCTTCGCAACGGAGTCGCCCACTTTTTTCAGCCACTTGGTAATGGTTCCCTCGAAGATGGACTCGCCCATCTGAGGCATGACCACGTCCGTTCCGCCTGAGACTGGCCCAGCACTGACCGGGCCGGAAGCGTCGGGTTGCGCGGTGGATTTGGCTGCTGCATTCGCGGCGTCGGAAGCGCCATCGCCGGCGGCGCTCTTCGAGGCCGGGGCCGTCGCCGGCTTAGAGGCAGCGGCAGGTGCTTCCTTTTGAGGTGCGGCGGCTTCGCCTACCAGCGCGACGACGGTGTTGATCTGCACGGTCGCGCCTTCGAAGACCTTGATTTCGCTGAGCACCCCGGCGACGGGCGAGGGAATCTCGGCATCCACTTTGTCCGTCGAGATTTCGAAGAGCGGCTCGTCTTTCTGGACAGTGTCGCCGACCTTCTTGAGCCACTTGGTAATGGTGCCTTCAAAAATCGACTCGCCCATCTGGGGCATGATTACTTCGGTTGCCATCTTCCAATCCCTTTCGATTCCCTGCGTTTCCGCGATGCGGGACGCGGTTTCCCGCCTCTTTGCCAGTTGGATTATATAGGCCGACGGGTAGGGGATGCTGCTTGGCGGAGGACCGCTACACGCGGACGGCTGCGCGGATAGGATGTCCGGCGTTGCCGCGGAGGGAGTCGACGCCTTCAACGGCCAGAATCTGCTCACCGAAAACATGACCGAAGTGCCGCGCCGCTGCATCGGCGGCCTGTTCCAGCGTCGGCAGTTGTTCGGGACTCGGCATTTCGAGTTCGAGGCTGGTGACTTCGCGATCAGCGATACCGCAGGGCACGATCCACTGGAAGTCGCGCAGGTCGGTGGTGATGTTGAAGGCAAATCCATGCGAAGTAATACCACGCGAAACATGGACGCCAATCGCGCCAATCTTCTTTTCCTGTCCGGCGACGGCGTTGGTCCAGACGCCGGTTCGCCCCTGTACGCGGCCTGTGAGCACGCCATACCCGGCGCAGAGACGAATCAGGGCTTCTTCCATGCGGCGAACGTAATCGACCGGGCCAAGCCTTCCGCCGGTCGAGTTTTGCAGGCTGCGCAGATCGAAGATCGGGTAGCCGACCAGCTGCCCCGGACCATGATAGGTCACGTCGCCGCCTCGGTTGATCTCATGAATCGTGACGCCTTTGCGGGCCAGCATCTCATCCGTAGCCAGAATGTTGCTGCGATGGGCGTTGCGGCCCAGGGTGAGCACCGGCGGATGCTCCAGCAGCAGCAGCGTGTTTTCGATGCGACCCTGGTGGCGCAGCTCGACCAATTCCTGCTGCATCGCGAGGGCTTCGGCGTAGCCGATGCGGCTGAGATAGAGGTACTGGATCATGCGGCTGATTCCATTGTACGAACCTACCCGTCAGGTCGCATTTTGTAGCTTTTCGCGCGTAAGCCCATTGAGGATTTGAATCGCCTCGGGCAACGGTGGACTCACGATTCCCGGCTGGACGAGATCCATGATCTTCTGCGGGGGCACGATACCGGTTTTGTTGACCAAAGCTCCTTTGACCCAGCCGACAGCCGCCAGGCCATCCGCGCCAACAAAGGTCTGCTCCATGTAAAACCAGCGCTCATCCCAGCAGACGAGATGCGTAGCAAGCTGATAGCGCGCCCAAAGCGGCAGCGAGCGCCGATAGGTGATCCAGACAGCACCGACGACCGGCGCCCAGCGCGCCTTGAGAATCGGCGTAAGCAGTCCGACGCGAGCCAGCAGGTGAATGCGTCCGTAATCCATGACGCTCAGAAAGCGGGCGTTGTTGAGATGAAAGTTGAAATCGACGTCATTCGGCCAAACACGCAGATGCAATACATCTGTCTCCAGCATGTCGATACGCGACAGCGGCGCGATCGCCTGGCGCAGCACGAACATCGGAATCCGGACGAAGCTGTTGTAATGGGCCATTTTTTCGCGCTGCCTCGGTTTTCAGTGTAGCCGGGCTGAACGAGTCCCCCGATTCGACGGGGCATCTCGCAAAAACCGGTTGCACGAGAATCAAATCCGGAGTACAGTCGTTTATCGATATATCGACCATCGAGCATCTATGCCAAAACGAAAACTCGATCCATTGCCTTCGGCGGCCTTCCAGATTCTGCTCTCACTCGCGGAAGAGGACTTGCACGGCTACGCGATTATGCGCCAGGTTGAGGAGCAGACAGCCGGCCGCATGCGGCTGGGCCCAGGCACGCTCTACGGCTCCATCCAGTCGCTCCTCGAAGAACAACTGATCGAGGAAATCGAGCCGGAAGACGATGAAAAAATTGGCCAGGACCGGCGGCGCTTCTACCGTTTAACCGCATCCGGGCGCAAAGTAGCTCGCTCCGAGGCCGAAAGGCTCGCCGACCTGCTGCGCGTCGCCCGCGCCAAAAAGATTCTGAGGGGGGATTATGTCTGAAAAGATATATGCCTTTCTGATCCGGCTCTTTCCCGTCCATTTCCGCAAGACCTACGGGGACGACGCCCTGCAATTATTCCGCGACCGCTCAAGTGCCGAAAAAGGACTTCTGCCGGGATTGCGGCTGTGGCTGGACATGCTGGCAGATCTGGCCGTTTCCATTCCTCGCGAGTACCGTCACTCCGAACCGGCACTCATGCGCGCCCCTGCCGCGCAACACGAGGACGGCATACCCGGCTTCGAACTGGTGGAAACCGAAGCTCCACCTCCCGGAACATTCTTCTCCGCTGCCGTCCTTTCGATGGCTATTTTCGCGGCCATCTCGGTTCTGATCGTCCATGGCGGAAGTTATCGTGCGCTGTGGCTCCGCGGCTCGCAGCCGCAACATGCGAACGAGGCGCAAGCCTCCAACTCGGCCCACAGGACACAGCCACCCAGCGGGGATGGTAGAGAAAAAATCCTATCCCCGAGCGGCCCAGCGACGCAGATAGCCAGCCTGCAAGCAGGCGAAGCTCATCCGTCGGAGGCCGCTTCCAAGCAAAAGGCGCTGACCGGCAGCGCTCTGCTTGTCCAGGCAAGCCAGGCGCAAACGACACTGCCAAATCCGCAGGACGCGACCACCACGATTGCCCCAGCCGTCACTGCGGAGCGCACGCGCCTAGTCGATGCCGCAGCCGCAAGTATCAGGCAGTATTACTTTGATCGAGGCGTTGCCAAACAAACCGCGGACGCTCTGCAAGCACACGCAGCGCGTGGCGACGACAGCGCGGCAACGAATGGCGAGGAGCTAGCCGAGATGCTGACGCGGCAGATGAGAGACGCGAGCCATGACATGCACCTCGAGATGGTCTACAGCCGCGAAACACTCCCCGAACCCCGTGCGGAACCGGCGCCAGAGAACCTTGCGCGTTACCGAAAGGAGTTGAAGGAGAATAACTGCTTCTTCGAAAAGGTGGAGATCCTGCCGCATAACATCGGCTATCTCAAGCTCAATTCCTTCCCCGATATTTCGGAGTGCCGGACAGCAGCAACCCATGCGATGGCCTCGTTGAACCACGCAGACGCAATCATCTTCGACCTGCGGGACAACACCGGAGGTTTTCCGGAGATGGTGTCGTTCATCGCCAGCTACCTCTTCGACCACCCTGAGTATCTGTTCAACCCAAGAGAGATGCCGTCGCCGCAATCCTGGACGCGGTCGCCTGTTTTCGGCAACCGGCTCGCGGACAAGCCTGTATATGTGCTGACTTCAGGCTCGACCTGGTCCGGCGCGGAGCAATTTTGCTACGACCTGAAGATGCTGAAACGCGCAACGTTGGTGGGCGAGAAGACGCGTGGCGGAGCCCATGCGGGCGTCTTCCATCGCATCGACGACCATTTCGGCATCGGCATACCAGAAGTGAAGGCGATCAATCCATTCGGAGCGGCCGATTGGGAAGGCGTAGGCGTTGAGCCCGATGTGAAGGTGAAAGCTGCGGACGCTCTGGAAACAGCAGCCAAACTGGCAACCGACAAGCTGCAGAAGAAATAGCCGGTCTGAATCCCACAGAATCCACAGATCGATAACTCGCGCCACGGGACACGAAGCTGTCAGGCGGCGATTCGTCGATGAATCACCACTTGACAGCTCTTACTCGGATGCGGAGCCATCATGCTTTAGTGCCTTTCGCCTCCGTGTTGCTCTCCGCCGCCGACGTGCCCTCGCCCATCTCGCATTTCATTGCCTTTAAATTGCCGCGGCGCTCTCGTGCGGTATGTAGCTCGTTCGCCTCTCTCAGGCGCGCGGCCCTGATAGCCGTGCTGGCGGTCGAAGCTGTTATTTACGTGCCCATAGAAAT
This portion of the Acidicapsa acidisoli genome encodes:
- a CDS encoding GntR family transcriptional regulator; translation: MKRVSEIETQAFAFRLDAHSGVPVYRQLIDQVQAAIASGALAVGDQLPTVRQVAVDLAINPNTVSRAYREMEIRGLLDTQQGTGTFVADRKVEYSKDDRERMLGQLVSEFVSRAGAAGFTLKQLLKALREMQPDEELKRK
- a CDS encoding slipin family protein codes for the protein MTLHKGFNSVGVTVLLICIAIGLAAAKLLNMPLLAAAFALAGLYFLFAVVVVDQWEKVAVLRFGRYRGLRGPGLFLIVPIVDTLSRYVDQRVRVTTVSAESTLTRDTVPVNVDAIIFWLVWNAEKSILEVEDFTQAISLSSQTALRESIGRHQLAQMITDRETLGRELQKILDEKTTPWGITVQSVEIRDVRIPQALENAMSQQAQAERERQARVILGEAEVQVSEQFAQASRVYNDNPGALHLRGMNMLYEAIREKGAMVIVPSSAIETMGLGGTLATTAMAKQQN
- a CDS encoding alpha/beta hydrolase family protein produces the protein MRFRASLLISTALLTSTLVPAAEPPKLPTPSGPFGIGRLSYDWTDTARLDTQGPDPKRNRELMVYLWYPTERPSSEPHSEYLPGAKQIDADPELGHQMHGGYGDVWPQILSGAVYSHAIENAPATKSPKQFPVVIFSHGMGGSSFGYTALLEALVSRGYVIAAIQHPGTADAVVFSDDRIAHEFHDTPPPGLTPDQMFHRMMDQTGKGIETGAADERFALDRLTQLNTGSHKQFALAGRLDLNRVALMGHSAGADFAARACELDARFRACIDLDGAMAPIEALPEYPDGKTIQQPLLFLEAYHDEAHIFGTHEQKLAFFQKEKEQLAKCPPGSYDVVLNPPGMMHGSFSDAYLVHSPNTPEQTTQALHNLTLAQSYILAFLDKNLKSQPAPLLDDPNTPHPDATIQHLGT
- the sucB gene encoding 2-oxoglutarate dehydrogenase, E2 component, dihydrolipoamide succinyltransferase is translated as MATEVIMPQMGESIFEGTITKWLKKVGDTVQKDEPLFEISTDKVDAEIPSPVAGVLSEIKVFEGATVQINTVVALVGEAAAPQKEAPAAASKPATAPASKSAAGDGASDAANAAAKSTAQPDASGPVSAGPVSGGTDVVMPQMGESIFEGTITKWLKKVGDSVAKDEPLFEISTDKVDAEIPAPVAGKLSEIKVPEGATVQINTVVAVIGGSSASPATATAAPVSAPAKSEAPAASPMTAPIPASAGTAERLRSSPLVRRIAKDNNLDLTQIPGTGSGGRITKDDTLKFLAEKGAGATAPAPAPIPATPPAVPVAAPVAASAPAIAAAAPIAPAASPLPGELVPLTRMRSIIAQRMVESAHTSPHVHTVFKVDMTRIAKLREKEKGKYEQRNGVKLTYMPFIAAAAVQTLRKFPIVNASMEGDAIRYHQNINLGIAVSLEWGLIVPVIKQAEERSFLGLARAVADLAERARGKKLKPEEVSGSTFTLTNSGIFGEEFGTPIINQPDSAILAIGGLKKEPLVITDSEGNDTIAIRWTQNFCLGFDHRTIDGADAGKFMAEFKKTLENWSGDIG
- the lipB gene encoding lipoyl(octanoyl) transferase LipB, which codes for MIQYLYLSRIGYAEALAMQQELVELRHQGRIENTLLLLEHPPVLTLGRNAHRSNILATDEMLARKGVTIHEINRGGDVTYHGPGQLVGYPIFDLRSLQNSTGGRLGPVDYVRRMEEALIRLCAGYGVLTGRVQGRTGVWTNAVAGQEKKIGAIGVHVSRGITSHGFAFNITTDLRDFQWIVPCGIADREVTSLELEMPSPEQLPTLEQAADAAARHFGHVFGEQILAVEGVDSLRGNAGHPIRAAVRV
- a CDS encoding thioesterase family protein, producing MAHYNSFVRIPMFVLRQAIAPLSRIDMLETDVLHLRVWPNDVDFNFHLNNARFLSVMDYGRIHLLARVGLLTPILKARWAPVVGAVWITYRRSLPLWARYQLATHLVCWDERWFYMEQTFVGADGLAAVGWVKGALVNKTGIVPPQKIMDLVQPGIVSPPLPEAIQILNGLTREKLQNAT
- a CDS encoding PadR family transcriptional regulator, which gives rise to MPKRKLDPLPSAAFQILLSLAEEDLHGYAIMRQVEEQTAGRMRLGPGTLYGSIQSLLEEQLIEEIEPEDDEKIGQDRRRFYRLTASGRKVARSEAERLADLLRVARAKKILRGDYV
- a CDS encoding S41 family peptidase encodes the protein MSEKIYAFLIRLFPVHFRKTYGDDALQLFRDRSSAEKGLLPGLRLWLDMLADLAVSIPREYRHSEPALMRAPAAQHEDGIPGFELVETEAPPPGTFFSAAVLSMAIFAAISVLIVHGGSYRALWLRGSQPQHANEAQASNSAHRTQPPSGDGREKILSPSGPATQIASLQAGEAHPSEAASKQKALTGSALLVQASQAQTTLPNPQDATTTIAPAVTAERTRLVDAAAASIRQYYFDRGVAKQTADALQAHAARGDDSAATNGEELAEMLTRQMRDASHDMHLEMVYSRETLPEPRAEPAPENLARYRKELKENNCFFEKVEILPHNIGYLKLNSFPDISECRTAATHAMASLNHADAIIFDLRDNTGGFPEMVSFIASYLFDHPEYLFNPREMPSPQSWTRSPVFGNRLADKPVYVLTSGSTWSGAEQFCYDLKMLKRATLVGEKTRGGAHAGVFHRIDDHFGIGIPEVKAINPFGAADWEGVGVEPDVKVKAADALETAAKLATDKLQKK